The Cololabis saira isolate AMF1-May2022 chromosome 18, fColSai1.1, whole genome shotgun sequence genome contains the following window.
AGAATAAATTTAGTTTTCTTCACATATGAAGACATGAAGACACAAGGAACAAATCTCTGGAGGATCAAGACCTCAGAGTTGTGTTTCATCTCAACAGAGGATTTGACTTCTGCAGTTATTGGAGGTTTCTGGAGTTTCCAGAAGTGGAATCTGAGACAGACTACCGTGATTAGCTGGTTCAGTTCTGCACATGTGCTTTTTTTCTGATGACTTTCATACTTGTTTCATTCTGCTGATCTTCTGTTTCTTTGGTTTTCCTCCTGCAAACGATGAGAAAAGCAACAACAGCAGCCAGAACCACCACGACCCCCCCGACTGCTGATCCGATGATCACGTTGGTGTCGATCATAGAGGAATCTGGAATCAAATGATTCAATTAAATGATTGCAAAGGAAATATGAACAATTGTCTGAATTAATTATGCATGTATGAGGTTAACTGTGATTATAATAAACAGTTTAGATTAAGTTTTGCTCTTCTTTCCTTTATTTCCTTGTCTTCATTATTTCAGGGtgtcttacctgtaaagtccagggtgtattcagcatctatcttcactctgtctccttcaacaacctggcagatgaatcttctcttggagccTCTCTGATGTTTCACAATCAGATAAGAAACACAGTTCTTCTGTCCTCCAAacacaaacccatcaccttcatcacgcAACACAgttcctgtctcatccacccagatgatgctATGCTCACAGGGACCCAAATAACTGTGTCTCATCAGAGAACAGTTTAATGTCACATCTCCATCCCTTtctggatccacatctggtggTAATGGAGATActagaagaaaacaaataacttgTTACAGGATAAAACATGTTAAACAAGctgattaaatgtattaaaatgtgagaatgtcttTAATTTACAGTCTTTGTAGGTGACACTAAGGGTTCAGATATGATAGCCGTCGCCAAGGGGGTGTTGACCAAACAGAACTTCCCTTTTCACCAGTTTATTAGgctgaaggagtgtgtgtggtttttaGAAATACACGCACACAGGTGAACTacaactaatactactactaactaATAATCAAACTGGTAAAATTAACCTAAAACTACTATTTTCTGCTCCGGtctccttctcttctcttcccaGGGACTTTCCAACACACCAGGTTCACTGCATGTCCAGTCAgccctgattggctgctgccacTCAACGAGCACATGAGAGGGGGGTATTAGGGCTCGGCCGGGCGGGGCTTTCCTCTGCAGTCCGGTCCCGCTGGGAGCACGGAGTTCCTatcaaactacgcctcgttttggctaaaggtGTCGTGCGGTTGGGTTCAGAGAAAACGATTCCTAACAAGGGGGCTGATGCTCATGCACACCGCATGATCTCATGTCCACTATCACCTCagagcagagccgtctgggagatttgcaaggccctgtgcgaaatggccggggggtgcCCTTGCGCCCGAAatctttgggtttttcgggtcgcaTCAGGTgtttatatgcgcaattttaactctccaattagcgaaatactggataccttcccctgcctcatcatcatctgggcttgcctcgacgcggggccccacggctgcttgagacccggtcggatcagtgatttttctaacaaatttatgaaacgagcctttcagagaggcattaaactcttcaattttctttcgttttttcttttttcattccctgctggaaatttcctgaatctgtctcgttctctcgacattgtgtgagaGTTTGTtacaactccacccgtctggatcagagcaccttgtgtctgcgcttggtctgatcagttgtattgaacaacagacacgcgcatcattgcacatatatttattgatatgcacagactagtacacatttaggtctgtaatggaacgtgactgttgatatttataagggaaagaaggaaaaaaaaaaaaggcccatagcgcgagCCCCCTTGGGGCACGAGGCCCCGtgtggtcgcacggttcgcacaccccttgcggagGCCCTGCCTCAGAGTTTCTTAAACATTCTTGTTTTAACTGATTGTTTAAgaggaggattcaaactgacagtctggatgttattaagttaaaacactcacctgttaaaACACTCAGATACACATATGTGTTATAGTGATCATCACTTCCAACCCTACAGGTGTAACAaccagcatcttcagcagtgatgttgttgatgatcagagagcagttTCTGCTCAAACTCATCCTGTCAGCTCGAGGTGACGTCGTCACAATATTTCCATTATTAATCTCCTTTAGTTTGTTGGGATTTTGAATGTTGTTGGAAATCCAGTCAACATGAGAACATGGGTCAGATGATGAATCACATTCTCTTGGTAAAACGACGTTATCTCCAACTCTGTGATGGAGAACGATTCTatcactgattcctgctgcagaggaaaaacactgagaaaagttttacacttcacacatcaaccAGACCCAAGAAACATATTTAACTTACATATTTAGGTTTGTCAGCACAGAAGCAACATTCAATAACCTCACACATCCTCCATCATTTTCTTTACCATTTTCGTTGACCTGCTCTCTCATAAATCAAACACAGGACTCAACCTTTTTGTTTGCTATTGAATTCGAAGTTGGTAATTCCAACAGGACATAAAATTCATCtttcattcatcattcatcGTAAAtcgtgtttttaaatgtttttattagtGAATCTCCATCTTTACATAACTGAcatgttttttatgtttcaaaccactgaaaacatttatagttaaGTGAAACAGTTGGTGTCCCTAAAGTGATGTTTAGAGTGTATTTAACTTTTAAATCAATTGAACCCAATAACATATAATATAAAGATGATATTTACCTTCAAAGTGAAGcataaaaatgatgaagagctgcagtcgtggtgtcattctgtctctgctgAATGAAATTATGCTTTTCTCTCCTTCTCATCTGAATATGAACATGTCAGTTCCTGTTTCTGGTTAACTTGCTGGCTAAAATCATCTTCACACCAACTCCCACCGTCCTCACACTGCTGCGATCCTCTGAACACACAACCAGGAAGAGTTCAAGTTCAAAGAAACAAGCTTCAATTaagtcaaaataaaagtaaagacCGAAGGTCCTTTGACTCGTTCCCTGTGTGACTTCGTCCAGCTCCAAATGTGGTGTGGTTTGTTCTGAATAATGTCTTTGGTCTcatgacagaaagaaaaaaaggaagtttcttctctttttttaagcTCTTCTGTCACATCCGTCCTCCAGTCAAATCAAGAGGAACTTATTTGGTAACGTACGAACCAGCGGACTTGAAGCTTTGAACGAGCTCGTGCTGCTGAACTTCCACAAACGCTTTAGCGCCTGTTGCCAGTTAGGGGCAGTCTCAGGAATATAGTTTGGGTTTTTAAGCTATTCTTGGTCAGTTTCTGCTCCTTGATCTTTTCCATGATTAAGCAAAGATGTCATAGTGGACAAACTTCTGCTTTGTGGTGAAGAGCAACTGTTCAATGTCCAGGGTCACTGTGCTGCctggtttaaaggggacctactatggcatctaatacctattttaaacaggctttgaatgtcttaaaaacaagcttttgattgtttttgctaaataaatgagccatgtctttatagtcccattctctaacctcattatctatgcgggattctgagtgggcggggctatgataatgaggctctgtgctgatttgctgcctgaatgacgcgatactaCGAAAAAagggtggaagctccggccggcggagttagttgtgggcgtggtttcacgcatcgctgcAGAATctaaacggctcgtagaagccacatcacactggacggctcatccgggcggctgtacagacactgcagaatttggttactttcctccttctctgagttggcaggctgaggggaaaccactttatatatgttaaagcaagaaaaaacctgtttttcataataggtcccctttaaaggagaaGCAGCATTATCTTGGGTTTTCTTTCAGACAATAAATCCGCTGATGAAGGTACAAATCTTCTGAATAAGTATTGTAGTTGTATCTAATTCACCCAATATTCACCCGTTTTTCCTCTGTATTGCTCTCTCACTCTGCAGCATGGCAGCAGCCCATGGCGGTGGGTGTTGCTCAGGCTTTGGCTTGCTGACGTCTTCATCGCGCCAATAAACAACCAATCAAATGTCTTCCTGGTGGGTAACCGACAAAATAACGTGCCTCGACACACTTCAGCCCCCCTGTAGGATGTATGACtatatttacatgcagtcaatattcatgttaaggtcaatattccgattactgaaacattcagactaatctgtttccatgcgtgatcaaacagggttatccctgtttacatggtaattgtaataatttgggatatctggatcaaaccagcgacgcacggagaacgttgtgacgcaattcccgtcatttccgcttcttcttcctgtatccaaatccaaaacaacaacaataacagcagataatgaacagcccagtagaagtcgccttcTTTTGCGCTTTGGTGCTGGTTCTGACCCACCACCAGGACTTAACACTATTCCTCGTTGCCTTCTTCATTAATGGAAGGCGAGAACGTGAAGAAATGGCAAATGGAGCCGGAGTCTCGaataaaaaaattttaaaaataaaaaaatctggctatcccggtactttctaccgtctacaaatgcagaaatgttcatatctttcattacatttatgaagtgattagtctcctcctggtcttgcgtttcaccgtgtttataagaacttcctggactcaaaagaccaagattccttgcgaaaaaaTCATgtccagaaaacaaattcctgttccttttgatggggatattccgttaggcgaatacatgaccaaatattcgggttagaaaaggagtaacccaggggtcattttcaggtttttaaaaaccgaaatatgagcaaattccggttattcaaaggggttattggtgtttacatggcggtgcgcaaccgggttattcaacctgatctcacaaaaatccgtgaaatgcccacgacctctcaccactattttccgtggcaccaacacggaaatggtataattccgtgtgagtaccacggatattgtactatgcaaagttaatgggatccgttgtcgtgatatatacacggattattacattattattatgtatatattattctttattatagtggctaagttatgagtttttgcaagttactgttttttactgtcagtttgtaaaagcatgtttttaacgctgttttttaacagtgttttaatggtgttttgatgatttttaacagtattttgagtatttaaccgtgttttctagtatttaacgtaaatttgagtatttaaccatgttgtttgctgttgccatgacgacggaggtggcgtaagtgatgtgaaattattatttttagcaaaaaccacaagcgtttcctacttctaaccactCATAAGTGATGCaataacctaaccagaccttaaccagagcgtcgtccagccaGTAGGAAAcacttgtggtttttgctaaaaataataatttcacatcacttacgccacctccgtcgtcatggcgacagcaaacaacacggttaaatacttgCCGTCATAATagtgttaaaaatcatcaaaacaccattaaaacagcgttaaaacagcgttaaaaacatgcttttacaaactgacagtaacaaacagtaacttgcacatcaaaaactcataacttagccactataataaagaataatatatacataataataatgataatgtaataatccgtgtatatatcacaacAACGGACCCCAATTGACCccgcataggtacaatatccgtggtgctcacacggaattttaTTATTTCCGTGccggtgccacggaaaatagtggtgagagatcgtgggcatttcacggatttttgtgagatcaggttggaccAGAATGACTCAGTGGAAGATGGAGCTGGTTTATTTTTGGGCCTTTAAGTATACAGAGAGGACAGATTTTTGGCAGGTACGTCGTCTAGTTGTTCTCCGGGTCCACGTATCTGAAGGAGAAACACGTTTATGAAGGTTTTCCATCTGGAATGTGTTTCCCCTCCTCTCCGTGTGTTGTGGCGGTGCGCCTGTTCGTCCAGCAGATGGGGACATTCCACCGACCCGCCGCTCCCCCGCAGAGAATGGCCAGGGTCCTTTGTGATGGTATTTCTATCTCATGTCAACTTTATTTTTCAACACTGAAGCCTTATTTTTCTTCTGGTCTCaggatgtgtgtgttttttttaggcTACTTAACAATTTGGCCCCAATGTCTTAAGTTCACTTCTCATTGTGTACGTGGAAATTCTGTTACCTTCACTCCTGAACATTGCAGTAACTACTGTTgatcttaattaattagttTCCACAAACATGTAGGGACTTTCATCTCATAACTATTAGGATTTCAAATGTATTCTTCAAAGATGATGGGTAGTCCACCACGTTTCAGTAATGCACTGGACTTTTTCTATCTCAGTTTTAGTAGCTTCAGCAATCTTattagtagtttttttttctctgttaatGTTTAATGCAGATAAATGAATGGATTTTTCTGGAACAGAATGACGTATTGCAGGGTGTATCCACGAGggtaaattataataataataaaaataatagattttatttatagagcacttttcatTCAGAGAATCTCAGAGTGCTTACAAGATTAAAACAAGTTAAAAACAGGTACaaaaaatatcaataaatatcaaTCAAAATCAACAAAATTAAGAAATGTAAAAACTCAAGAGACGGAGAAGCGGCGAACAAACACGCCAGCGTCCTCTCCTCTCTACTCTCCTAAGCCTTTAAAAGCTTTCCTGAATAGGAAGGTTTTTAGGCCTGTTTTAAAATTGTTCAAGTTCTGTGAAGCCTGAACTGGGCGGTAGACGGTTCCACAGGCTGGTGCTGATGAGCAGAAGGTTCAGTCCCCCAGGGTGCGGAAATGTTGCCTTGTTGCCGGCAAAAACATATTTACTGCTGCTGAACTTTTCCAACAGGAGTCTCTTACCTGTTATCATGTTATGTTTGATTAATGTCACTGCTGTTTACCTGCAGCTTTGATTAATTTAATTTTCTGCACACCTATTACTGCATGGTAACTGCACTGTTGTTCATTATCCAGTAtagtcattttttcttttctttctttgccaTAATCTTTTTTATTCTCTGTTTTAAACACATGTTGTTTTCAATGGATGTTACTttgtcttaaaggagcttgaggcaggattgaggcagaatttatgaaagaaattcgtatacgttttaagttttctagtaataatgtcagatgaagcgttccaaacccaaaataatgtttcctctagtgtatctctccgttgccttgaacaggctgtgtgctgcaaaatgtgctgcaattccgggccggaatttcccacgctgtcctgcggatgtgacgtcacatgacgctgcatgcacgttctccccgttctcccgtgccggcttcgctgttggctgcagtacccccgacggccgtcgtggtgaagggtggcgctagagagtctcatttcttaaaaggagcctcaagctcctttaaagcgacactacgtaacttttccaccttaatatcatatttccagagtcattgtgatggtacatcaacttccaacaggtttaatgacacctttgtcatggtctgagggagtctgtatcaccttcactggcactatgtaactttgaggagcatggtaggaaccctgccacactaaaaaactacaaatcgttacgactttgactgctttacggcatacgtcacttccccctccttcccgattcgcagtcgagacgaaaatgggcggggcgtggagctcagagctccgcagaagctgttgctgcgttgtggctgcagcagctccacataacagacgtggggaaaagaccctaatggtttaacttttcaacggtttcctgctcggaggcagaaccacgcaggccaagtatctgatataacaaagtaaaagagtgaaagagccgtcggctcgctttggatcgcggctgtaacgaccaaacacacagtaaagcatgatttatggttctgcgttaaatcgacgcagacccacggcgtggcgacgcgcaacgtacggtgcgtgtcgccgcgtaccctacgccgtaagttctgcgtcgatttaacgcagaaccataaacagccttaaaccacaaacactcacacagacgggcgtcggatcaaaactcgggttttattccccacttcgccagctaaacgcagttgctggccagctctctgcggagcaattaaccccaatcttcagataaaactagtttgttgaggaaaaaatattaactctatttgtagctgcagaggaaaaaaataatctcacgaggaaaacaaaaatattgctcacgcctcttcaacataatatagcagtcaaaaaaaaagaaaagagaagtaagacggatacaaaacatgtactgtatgttgtactattatacaaatttattgaaacacatggctcttcagggattcagggatctcttagggatttcatatggatccagaccgttaataatcattattttctccatatactgctccctggcttccttgtttaaggtatcccggtaaattccagttcctttccagcagtttaacatcttttttgcgttccttctgttcacttggtgaaacagaaaagcgtcctgtcttctctcatcaaaacaaatgcacgcgacgggacaggagttttccggcggtacgcgctggtgctcatgggaaacgtagtgttctttctggtaaaacactaccgattttgtccacaagatgccgccaaactcagaaaagctgaaagttacgttgtgctgctttaattgtagattgtatttgtattttttttttttttttttttttttatgcagaggtataaaaaaaatacccattTTACTGATTTTGTTTGTCAACATTATCTCATGAATGAAAGACTGGCATTCCTTTGCTAAAGTTGCACTTTTAATTGTTATCTTCATTTTGGACATTAAACTGCTAAATTAAACCAGCCTAActgtttacttattttttctgaCCAGACACACTCAGATCTTGAAGGCCAACTGttgtaaatgtaaaatgtaaatgtactttatttatatagcaccatacATCAACCTAGAGgggaaccaaagtgctttacataacatacaacaaaataaaacaagaataaaacatatgaacatataaaacatcaagtataaaaaagtataaagtataaaaatacactactgggtattaaaagccaccctgaataaatacgttttaattttagatttaaaaaggcccaggtcagagatgGTGCGTAACTCATAGgggagcttattccagagcccggggcaactgaaaaggctcggtcaccccagcgcttctgctttgacctgggcacttctgtagtactgtagtactgtagtaatggagtactggagtaccCAGTGCTTCTGCTTTGACCCGGGCACTTCCAACAAACGTTGGTTGGAGGATCTCAGAGCTCTGCTGTTAAAATCTCTGATAAATAAGGAGGGGCAAGGCCGTTCATAGCTTTAAAAACAaccattaaaagtttaaaattggAGAACAGCTGCCCACTTTTGAAATGTTCAAAGAACAAATTATACAATTCCTCCCATTGGAGAGGTTAACTCTTAAAGGACATGGACGAGAGCAAATGTTCCGTGAACTGTGGTCTCCACTCCTAAAACAAGTAGGGGGAGAAAACATGGACTGACATGACTCACTAATTGAGTTGACCATTTGTCAAAAATGTAGCTGCCATTTCATGTATTCACTGTATTTATTAACCATTGTCTgcgtttattttttgtctttttttttttttttcctttgggtttttaattttttttaattttttttttttttttttttctttctcttttctcatgttttgttttgccaATGCTTGTCGGGGCTCCTactataaaacaacaaaaaagacatttaaagagaaaggggaaaaaggaagggggGGTTAgtcttactgtttttttttaattttttttaattttttttttttttttttttctttccccaaaTCTTAATATGTTCATTAGGGAAGGGGAGGAATTTTCTTGGGAAGCATGGCCCTGGATTTTCCCCCCAGGATCTGATGTGCTATGAAATGGGCCGCTAACCCACGAATGTCTATGAAGTCTGACAAAATCTCTGATATTTCCCAGCAAGGCCTTTGATCATCTGTAGGCTCACAGTCAGACTGCtagcattaaaaataaaatgagtagcatcattattattatttttatttatttattctttttcccttttttttttttttttcctcttcttttctttctttatattgtatttggttgttttttcttgtctctGGGTCTGTTGTAAGTGCTGGGTTGGGGATGGGAATGTGGGAGGGATATAAAAAGATGggaaaaatgaatggatggaagtATTCCCAGTTATTTTGCTTTACTACTGTTGTATAATGTGAAACTATTTCCAAtgaaaaaatcattaaaaaaaaaaaaaaaaagtttaaaatcaactctaaaACGAACAGGCAGTGAAGGGAATAGAGGACCGGGGTGATTAGAGGACCGGGGTGATCTGCTCTCGTCTGGGTGTGTTCGTTAAAAGACGGGCAGCCTGCATTTTGTACCAGCTGAAGACGCTAAAAGAAGATTGGGCGATGCCAACATAAAGTGCATTACAGTAGTCCAATCTGGAGCTGACTAGAGCGTGGAGAGCTCTCTCCATGTCGTGAcggctcaaaaatgttttcacttTGGCTAAAAGACGCAACTGATAAAAACTTGTCTTCACAACATTGTCCACTTGTCGGTCAAATTTTAAAAAGCTATCGAAAATAACTCCCAGGTTTCTAACTTTGGGACTGAAAGATCCGGACAAAGCGCCAAAGTCAGCCGTCACGTAGGAGaagttctttttcttctgaatgAGTCAACAGCCATATTCAGGTTTTCAGATGAAATGGCCTTTCTAGATCTTGAACATGTCAATTCAGATTCCTCTCACCAACCGCCTCATTCTGAATTAGACAAACACTGAGAACATGTTTGACAtgatgacagaggtgtcaagtaacgaagtacaaatacttcgttatcttacttaagtagaaattttggttatctatacttcactggagtaattatttttcagattactttttacttttactccttacattttcacacaattatctgtactttttactccttacattttaaaaacagcctcgttactctatttcatttctgcctttaaataaaaactatccagttaaattgctccatccggatagagtgaatttggttgtggttgtttcagatgttcttgtccagttttgttcttacatccgttccct
Protein-coding sequences here:
- the LOC133464913 gene encoding uncharacterized protein LOC133464913 gives rise to the protein MTPRLQLFIIFMLHFEAGISDRIVLHHRVGDNVVLPRECDSSSDPCSHVDWISNNIQNPNKLKEINNGNIVTTSPRADRMSLSRNCSLIINNITAEDAGCYTCRVGSDDHYNTYVYLSVLTVSPLPPDVDPERDGDVTLNCSLMRHSYLGPCEHSIIWVDETGTVLRDEGDGFVFGGQKNCVSYLIVKHQRGSKRRFICQVVEGDRVKIDAEYTLDFTDSSMIDTNVIIGSAVGGVVVVLAAVVAFLIVCRRKTKETEDQQNETNVQQLMHHNDDPETNVTYADFGGFNPNTSTKIKDESENNITYASVDHSGKTSAKINVKEEEDVVTYSAVRIKTNQQ